The Shewanella sp. KX20019 genome window below encodes:
- the asnC gene encoding transcriptional regulator AsnC: METSFQRDALDNQILSALMQEARTPFAELAKRFGVSAGTIHVRVEKMKQAGIITGAQITVNPKALGYDVCCFIGINLKSAGDYPAAISKLNALEEVVEAYYTTGNYSVFVKVMCQSIDGLQHVLINRIQSIDEIQSTETLISLQNPIVRAVKP, from the coding sequence ATGGAAACCTCATTTCAAAGAGATGCTCTCGACAATCAAATTCTTTCTGCACTTATGCAGGAAGCACGCACCCCATTTGCTGAGCTTGCTAAGCGATTTGGTGTAAGCGCTGGCACGATCCACGTTCGCGTCGAAAAAATGAAGCAAGCAGGAATAATCACCGGGGCTCAAATCACCGTCAATCCGAAAGCGCTTGGCTATGATGTCTGCTGTTTTATCGGTATTAACTTAAAAAGCGCTGGCGATTATCCCGCAGCCATATCTAAGCTAAATGCACTTGAAGAGGTAGTCGAAGCGTATTACACCACAGGGAATTACAGCGTGTTTGTCAAAGTGATGTGCCAATCCATTGATGGACTGCAGCATGTTCTCATTAACCGTATTCAATCGATTGATGAGATTCAATCTACGGAAACACTCATTAGCCTACAAAACCCGATTGTTAGAGCGGTTAAGCCTTAA